The nucleotide sequence CCTTACGAGTTGGGTTTGTGAACCCACGTTTCGGTAGACGACGGTATAAAGGGTTTTGTCCACCCTCAAAACCAGGACGTACTCCACCGCCTGAACGAGCGTTTTGTCCTTTATGTCCTTTACCTGCTGTCTTACCGTTTCCAGAACCAATTCCGCGACCTACACGGTTACGAACTTTACGTGATCCTTCTGCAGGTTTCAACTCATGAAGTTTCATGTCGACACCTCCTCGTATTTAAATATTATCAATTAAGCTTCGATTTCTTTTACAGTTAAAAGGTGAGATACCTTGTTTACCATACCGCGAATCGCAGCGTTATCTTGTTG is from Desertibacillus haloalkaliphilus and encodes:
- the rplO gene encoding 50S ribosomal protein L15 — its product is MKLHELKPAEGSRKVRNRVGRGIGSGNGKTAGKGHKGQNARSGGGVRPGFEGGQNPLYRRLPKRGFTNPTRK